The genomic DNA GGTGGCCTCCGGCTCCGGCGCCCCCCGGCAGATGGTGGTCTGCCCCTGCAGCATGGGGACCCTCTCGGCCATCGCCACCGGTGCCAGCGACAACCTGATCGAACGCGCAGCGGACGTTGTGCTAAAAGAGAGGGGTAGGCTTATCCTGGTGCCCCGGGAGACGCCCTTCTCCGACATCCACTTGGAGAACATGCTGCGACTCAGCCGCATGGGCAGCGTCATCCTGCCGGCCAACCCGGGCTTTTACCATCACCCGCAATCGGTGGAGGCGCTGGTGGACTTCATCGTGGCACGCATACTCGACCAACTGGGCGCCCCCCAGGCGCTGCTGCCCGCCTGGGGCGAGCGGCTGAGCCCCACGGCCAGCGGAGGGGGCAAGGCGTGAACAACCGGCTCCCCCTCTTCCCACTGCAGACCGTACTCTTCCCCGGCGGCCCCCTGGTGCTTCGGCTGTTCGAGCCCCGTTACCTGGACATGGTGGCCGAATGCCTGCGCGAGGACCGGGGCTTCGGCGTCTGCCGTATCGTGGACGGCCGGGAGGCGGGCCAGCCGGCAGAACCGGAAGCGGTCGGCACCCTGGCCCGGATCGTCGACTGGGAGCAACGCACTGACGGCCTGCTGGGGATCACCGTCCGCGGCGAGCAGCGCTTTCGCATCGTCTCGCGCGAGGTGGAAAAGAACGGGCTGCAGCGGGCGGAGGTGGAGTGGCTGCCGCAGCCGCCGGCCACACCGCTGCCGGAAGAGCACGCCGCACTGGCGGCACTGCTGGACCGCATCCTTGAACAGATTCGCGGGCCCTGGGCGGCCCTGTCCCGCCACCCCGGGGACGCCGAATGGGTGGGCTGCCGGTTGGCGGAGTTGCTGCCCATCCCGCCACAGGACCGGCAGCAGTTGCTGGAGCTGGATGACCCGGTGGAGCGCCTGGCCGTGCTCCACGAGGCCCTCAACCACGCCCAGACGACCGACGACGCGCCACAGGAATAGCCCGCCTCGGGGCCCGCGCGGCCTCAGACCGGCTCCGGGCGGTGCAGCCCGAAGCCCTGGCCGTAGGTCACCCCCAGCGCACGCAGCGCCCGCAGCGTGGCGTCGTCCTCGACAAACTCCGCAATCGTCCTCAGCCCCATCACCTGCGCCACGTTGTGGATGGACTCCACCATGGAGCGGTCCACCGAGTCCCGCACCATGTTGCGCACGAACTGGCCGTCGATCTTCACGTAGTCCACCGGCAACTTGCGCAGGTAACCGAAAGAGGACAGGCCGGAGCCGAAGTCATCCAGCGCGAAGCGGCAGCCCCGCCCCCGCAGGGCCCGCATGAACAGGCGGGCGTGGGACAGATTGCGGATCACCGCCGTCTCGGTGATCTCCAGGCAGATCCGGCGCGGGTCAACACCGGTGCGCGCCAACTGCTTGACCAGATCATCCATGAACCCCGGTTGGCCGAGGGACTGACCGGAGAGGTTGATGTTGACCAGGTCCAGCCCGGACAGCACCGTGCCGCCATCCGCCAGCGCCTCCAGGGTGGCGGTGACCACCCAGCTGTCGATGGCGCGCATCAGCTGGTAGCGCTCGGCCGCCGGCAGGAAGGCGCCGGGCGCCACCGGCTCGCCCTCGGGGGAGACCAGGCTCACCAGCACCTCGCCGATCTGCGGCAACCCCGGCTTGAGCGGGTCGATGCGCTGCATACGCAGGCGGAAGCGGTCCTCGTCCAGGGCGTTGCGGATGGTCCGGGTCCATTGCATCTCGCCGTGGCGCTCGGCCAGCAGGCGGTCACCGGCCCGCACCACCCGCACCTGGCCCTGTCCGCCCTCCTGGGCCATGTCACAGGCCGCCTCGGCCGCCGCCAGCAACTCGCCCGGCGTGTGGTCGTCGTCCAGCGCCACCAGGCCCAGGCTGGCGCTCAGCGGGAAGGGTTGGCCGCCCCACGCAAAGCCCATCCCGGCCACCGCCGCCGACAGCCGTCCGGCCAGCCGCTTGGCCTCGTCCATCGGGCAGCCGTAGAGCAGGATGGCGAAGTCATCCCCGCCCAGGCGGGCCACCGTGTCGGAATCGCGGACCTGGTCCTGCAGCAGGTCCGCCACCTGCTTCAGCAACTCGTCCCCGGCCAGTTGGCCGCAGGTGTCGTTGAGCAGTTGCAGCTGATCCAGGTCCAGGTAGCAGAGGGCGTGCGGCCGGCCGAGCTCGCCGGTGTTCTCCAGCGCGTGCCAGAGCCGGGTCTCGAACTCCTTGCGGTTGACCAGTCCGGTGAGGGCGTCGTGGTTGGCCTGGTAAAACATCACCCGGGCCATGCCCAGCTGTTCGGTGACATCGCGCAGCGTCACCAGCAGGCGGTCCTCGCCGCCGGGCATCCGGCAGAGGTTCACGGTCACGTTGACCCAGGCCTCGCCCTCGCCGTAGCGGTCGGGCAGCACCGCCTCGTCCTCCTGGCGGGTCTCGCCGTCCGCGAGACAGAGCGCGGCCAGGTCGGGCAGCCGCTCGGCGGTGGTCTCGTCCACCAGCGGCAGCAACCGGTCCACCGGCTGGCCGATGGCCTCCGCCATGGACCAGCCGGTCAACTGCTCCGCCACCGGGTTGAGCGACAGCACCAGACCGGCCCCGTCGGCGATGACCACGCCATCGCCCACCAGGTCCAGGACGCGCTCCAGCAGCAGCGCATCCCTCTCCGCCGCCCCTTCGGGGCCCTGCCCTTGCGCCCAGTCCATGTGCACCCGCTCGCCGTGCGCGGGGCTAACCGCGCCGCTGGGCGATGCGCAGGCGCAGGGCGTTCAGGCGGATAAAGCCTTCGGCGTCCTTCTGGTCGTAGGCGCCGCGGTCGTCCTCGAAGGTGGCGATGGTCTGGTCGAACAGCGAGTCGTTGGAAGAATCGCGCCCCACCAGGATCACGTTGCCCTTGTAGAGCTTGAGCCGCACCACGCCGTTGACCCGCCGCTGGGTGGCGTCGATCAGGGCCTGCATGGCCTCGCGCTCGGGGCTCCACCAGTAGCCGTTGTAAATCAGCTCGGCGTACTTGGGCATCACCTCGTCCTTCAGGTGGGCGCTCTCGCGGTCCAGGGTGATGGACTCGATGGCGCGGTGGGCACGCAGCAGGATGGTGCCGCCCGGGGTCTCGTAGCAGCCGCGGGACTTCATGCCCACGTAGCGGTTCTCAACGATGTCGATCCGGCCGATACCGTGCTTGGCGCCCAGGTCGTTGAGCCGGCCCAGCAGCCCGGCGGGGCTCAGCTTCTCGCCGTCGATGGCCACCGGGTCGCCGCCCTGGAACTCGATGTCGATGTACAGGGGCTCGTCAGGGGCGGACTCCGGCGAGTTGGTCCAACGCCACATGACCTCCTCACACTCCGTCCAGGTGTCCTCCAGCACGCCGCCCTCGTAAGAGATATGCAGCATGTTGGCGTCCATGGAGTAGGGCGAGCCGCCCTCCTGCTTGCCCTCGATGGAGATGCCGTGCTTCTCGGCGTAGGCCAGCAGCTTCTCGCGGGAGTTGAGGTCCCACTCGCGCCAGGGGGCAATGACCTTGATGTTGGGCTCCAGGCCGTAGTAGCCCAGCTCGAAGCGTACCTGGTCGTTGCCCTTGCCGGTGGCACCGTGGGAGACCGCATCGGCACCAGTCTCGCGGGCGATCTCCACCTGGCGCTTGGCGATCAGCGGCCGGGCGATGGACGTACCCAGCAGGTACTCACCCTCGTAGATGGCGTTGGCCCGGAACATGGGGAAGACGAAATCTCGGGCAAACTCCTCGCGCAGGTCGTCAATGTAGATCTCCTTGATGCCGAAGGCCTCGGCCTTCTTGCGCGCCGGCTCCAGCTCCTCACCCTGGCCCAGGTCGGCCGTGAACGTGACCACCTCGCAATCGTAGGTCTCACGCAGCCACTGCAGGATCACCGAGGTATCCAGGCCGCCGGAATAGGCGAGCACCACCTTTTTGACGTCGCTCATGTCTCCCCTTCGCTTCATGCTGTACCCCGTGCCCCACGGGGCCCGACGCCCGGGTGCTCATGCGCACCCCCGGCGGCCGGGAAAAATGGATGGATCAGGCGAATCATCATCCCTGCAGCGGGATTTCAAATCAAGCGCACCCGCTCCCGTACCCAGGCCCGGAGCGACCTGACGGCAAACGGCGGGACGCGTATCATTGCCGCTGTCCCACGGCCATCGACAGAGGAACCGCACCGTGCAACGTATCACCCTGACCCGACCGGACGACTGGCACCTGCACCTGCGCGACGGGGAATTGCTGGCCACCGTGCTGCCGCACACTGCCGCGGTCTTCGGCCGGGCCATCATCATGCCCAACCTGAAACCGCCGGTGACCACCGTGGACCAGGCGGCGGCCTACCGCGAGCGCATTCTGGCCGCGCTGCCGGCGGGCATGCGTTTCGAACCGCTGATGACCCTCTATCTCACCGACAACACCCCACCGGCTGAGATCGAGAAAGCGGCGGAAAGCGGCTTCGTGCACGCGGTCAAGCTCTACCCGGCCGGCGCCACCACCAACTCCGACGCCGGCGTCACCGACCTGGCCCGCTGCGACGAGACCCTGGCCACCATGGCGGAGAAGGGCCTGCCGCTGTGCGTGCACGGCGAGGTGACCCGCGACGAGGTGGACATCTTCGACCGTGAGGCGCACTTCATCGACGAGGTGCTGGACCCGCTGGTGCAACGGCACACCGGGTTGCGGGTGGTGTTCGAACACATCACCACCAAGGCGGCGGTGGACTACCTGGAGCAGGCGCCGGACCGGGTGGGGGCCACCCTCACCGTCCAGCACCTGATGGCCAATCGTAACCACATGCTGGTGGGCGGGGTGCGGCCGCACTACTACTGCCTGCCGATCCTCAAGCGGGAACGGGACCGCGAGGCGCTGGTGGCCGCGGCCACCTCCGGCCATCCGCGCTTCTTCCTGGGCACCGACAGCGCCCCGCACCCCAAGGGCGCCAAGGAGTCGGCCTGCGGCTGCGCCGGGGTCTACAGCGCCCACGCCGCCCTGCCCTTCTACGCCGAGGTCTTCGAGGCGGCCGGTGCGCTGGACAAGCTGGAGGGCTTCGCCAGCCACCACGGCGCCGACTTCTACGGCCTGCCGCGCAACGCCGACACCGTCACCCTCGAGAAGGCGCCCACCCCCGTCCCCGAAGCCTACCCCGCGGGCGACGACACACTGGTGCCCTTCCGCGCCGGCGGCGAGGTCGCCTGGCGGGTGGCGTAAAGCTGCGTGGTGCGGGGCGGCATCTGGTATTCTTGCCGTCCCGCAAGGCATCCGATCCCGTTGAAGAAGGCCGCATGGACCCTGTAATCGCCCTGGTGGGCCGCCCCAACGTGGGCAAATCCACCCTGTTCAACCAACTGACCCGCAGCCGCGACGCGCTGGTGGCCGACCACCCCGGGCTGACCCGCGACCGCCAGTATGGCGTGGGCAAGGTGGGTGAGCGGCCCTACATCGTGGTGGACACCGGTGGGCTGGGCGACGACCCCGAGGGGGTCGAGGCCGGCATGCGGGCTCAGGCGCTGGCCGCGATCGAAGAGGCGGACGCCATCCTGTTCATGGTGGACGGCCGCACCGGCGCCACCGCCGCGGACGAGGAACTGGCCGCCCACCTGCGCCGCCAGGGCAAACCGGTCTGGCTGGTGGTCAACAAGACCGACGGCGTGGACCACCGCCTGGCCACCGCTGATTTCCACGCCCTGGGGCTGGGCGAGCCCCTGCCCATCGCCGCCGCGCACGGCCGGGGCGTGGCCGGCCTGATGGACCGGGTGCTGGACGAGTTGCCCGAGGATTTCACCTCTGCGCACGACGAGCTGCAGGTGGAGGAGGCGGAGGGCGCTACCCGTATCGCCATCGTCGGCCGGCCCAACGTGGGCAAATCCACGCTGGTCAACCGCCTGCTGGGCGAGGAGCGGGTGCTGGTCTACGACATGCCCGGGACCACCCGCGACAGCGTCTTCATCCCCTTCGAGCGGGACGACCGGCCCTACACCCTGATCGACACCGCGGGCATGCGTCGCCGCGCCCGGGTGCGCGAGACGGTGGAGAAGTTCTCCGTCATCCAGACCCTCAAGGCCATCGAGGCCGCGCACGTGGTCA from Alkalispirillum mobile includes the following:
- a CDS encoding flavin prenyltransferase UbiX; its protein translation is MRNHVTLALTGASGMPYGLRLLQCLLHTDTPVHLLLSEAARVVLGMETELQLPSKPAAMERRLLEWCRLPDSAPLAVFSERQWTAPVASGSGAPRQMVVCPCSMGTLSAIATGASDNLIERAADVVLKERGRLILVPRETPFSDIHLENMLRLSRMGSVILPANPGFYHHPQSVEALVDFIVARILDQLGAPQALLPAWGERLSPTASGGGKA
- a CDS encoding LON peptidase substrate-binding domain-containing protein; this translates as MNNRLPLFPLQTVLFPGGPLVLRLFEPRYLDMVAECLREDRGFGVCRIVDGREAGQPAEPEAVGTLARIVDWEQRTDGLLGITVRGEQRFRIVSREVEKNGLQRAEVEWLPQPPATPLPEEHAALAALLDRILEQIRGPWAALSRHPGDAEWVGCRLAELLPIPPQDRQQLLELDDPVERLAVLHEALNHAQTTDDAPQE
- the pyrC gene encoding dihydroorotase; the encoded protein is MQRITLTRPDDWHLHLRDGELLATVLPHTAAVFGRAIIMPNLKPPVTTVDQAAAYRERILAALPAGMRFEPLMTLYLTDNTPPAEIEKAAESGFVHAVKLYPAGATTNSDAGVTDLARCDETLATMAEKGLPLCVHGEVTRDEVDIFDREAHFIDEVLDPLVQRHTGLRVVFEHITTKAAVDYLEQAPDRVGATLTVQHLMANRNHMLVGGVRPHYYCLPILKRERDREALVAAATSGHPRFFLGTDSAPHPKGAKESACGCAGVYSAHAALPFYAEVFEAAGALDKLEGFASHHGADFYGLPRNADTVTLEKAPTPVPEAYPAGDDTLVPFRAGGEVAWRVA
- the der gene encoding ribosome biogenesis GTPase Der, producing MDPVIALVGRPNVGKSTLFNQLTRSRDALVADHPGLTRDRQYGVGKVGERPYIVVDTGGLGDDPEGVEAGMRAQALAAIEEADAILFMVDGRTGATAADEELAAHLRRQGKPVWLVVNKTDGVDHRLATADFHALGLGEPLPIAAAHGRGVAGLMDRVLDELPEDFTSAHDELQVEEAEGATRIAIVGRPNVGKSTLVNRLLGEERVLVYDMPGTTRDSVFIPFERDDRPYTLIDTAGMRRRARVRETVEKFSVIQTLKAIEAAHVVILVIDAREGITDQDTHLIGHVLKSGRALVLAVNKWDGLNADKRQAVKTGLDRKLAFLNFARRHFISALHGSGVGLLFGAVDKALEAARRDLPTPILNEILSDAVAAHAPPLAQGRRIKLRYVHQGGKNPPVIVIHGNQVQKLPGAYKRYLENAFRDELDLYGTPVRLEFRSGENPYEGRKNKLTPRQQKRRKRLMRMVKR
- a CDS encoding EAL domain-containing protein — protein: MDWAQGQGPEGAAERDALLLERVLDLVGDGVVIADGAGLVLSLNPVAEQLTGWSMAEAIGQPVDRLLPLVDETTAERLPDLAALCLADGETRQEDEAVLPDRYGEGEAWVNVTVNLCRMPGGEDRLLVTLRDVTEQLGMARVMFYQANHDALTGLVNRKEFETRLWHALENTGELGRPHALCYLDLDQLQLLNDTCGQLAGDELLKQVADLLQDQVRDSDTVARLGGDDFAILLYGCPMDEAKRLAGRLSAAVAGMGFAWGGQPFPLSASLGLVALDDDHTPGELLAAAEAACDMAQEGGQGQVRVVRAGDRLLAERHGEMQWTRTIRNALDEDRFRLRMQRIDPLKPGLPQIGEVLVSLVSPEGEPVAPGAFLPAAERYQLMRAIDSWVVTATLEALADGGTVLSGLDLVNINLSGQSLGQPGFMDDLVKQLARTGVDPRRICLEITETAVIRNLSHARLFMRALRGRGCRFALDDFGSGLSSFGYLRKLPVDYVKIDGQFVRNMVRDSVDRSMVESIHNVAQVMGLRTIAEFVEDDATLRALRALGVTYGQGFGLHRPEPV
- a CDS encoding argininosuccinate synthase, translating into MSDVKKVVLAYSGGLDTSVILQWLRETYDCEVVTFTADLGQGEELEPARKKAEAFGIKEIYIDDLREEFARDFVFPMFRANAIYEGEYLLGTSIARPLIAKRQVEIARETGADAVSHGATGKGNDQVRFELGYYGLEPNIKVIAPWREWDLNSREKLLAYAEKHGISIEGKQEGGSPYSMDANMLHISYEGGVLEDTWTECEEVMWRWTNSPESAPDEPLYIDIEFQGGDPVAIDGEKLSPAGLLGRLNDLGAKHGIGRIDIVENRYVGMKSRGCYETPGGTILLRAHRAIESITLDRESAHLKDEVMPKYAELIYNGYWWSPEREAMQALIDATQRRVNGVVRLKLYKGNVILVGRDSSNDSLFDQTIATFEDDRGAYDQKDAEGFIRLNALRLRIAQRRG